The following coding sequences are from one Phycisphaeraceae bacterium window:
- a CDS encoding glycosyltransferase family 39 protein, translated as MLATTRRLSSRSAVWMTVAAACLTRLLAQGGLSLLVVNDSVDYVLYGQQVAAGSFAGISVYRTPGYPALLGLVNLLFGNSPAGILLVQHLLGVLACGLIAATVARLAGPRMALVAGLLAAVDPWLLGFESCMLTEGPSAASMVIATAIALTAPVAVASRRELIRTLLWSVALGAVLAAGVLIRPSLQVFALFAGLAWILRCWDTMSPRRRRSVVVPAIGMVLAFALLTVPWLAYNRSRSVAGFARGMEVVTWQGFARAGVLSDTFPLDEPTRNAYGTFLASERSDSDTWHFLWAIGAVESPKTLAMLKAWTNASWREHPGAYLKAAARALLWQLNNFPSSGPVATNETSWFLARLGQTPTPVAPPAPNMHIQHDLNMVRQFQQWDDGGLVRRFYRWFGVFSERQIRGIPQIPLFIAACIVTLVSLRSRERRPVAVLMAGTLLFVAAHAAMLLPSSRYGLPAWVTWYIALGVLPATISSLRGDRPREHTKT; from the coding sequence ATGCTCGCTACGACCCGGCGCCTCTCCAGCCGCAGTGCGGTGTGGATGACCGTTGCTGCCGCATGCCTGACCCGCTTGCTGGCTCAGGGTGGGCTCTCGTTGCTGGTTGTCAATGACAGCGTCGATTACGTTCTGTATGGCCAGCAGGTCGCCGCCGGCAGCTTCGCCGGCATTTCCGTCTATCGCACTCCGGGCTACCCCGCGCTGCTCGGCCTTGTGAACCTGCTCTTTGGCAACAGCCCCGCCGGCATTCTCCTGGTGCAGCACTTACTCGGCGTCCTCGCCTGTGGCCTGATTGCGGCCACGGTCGCCAGGCTCGCCGGCCCTCGGATGGCCCTGGTCGCCGGCTTGCTCGCGGCGGTCGACCCGTGGCTGCTGGGCTTCGAATCCTGCATGCTCACCGAGGGGCCCAGCGCGGCGAGCATGGTCATCGCCACCGCGATCGCGCTCACGGCGCCGGTGGCCGTCGCTTCGCGTCGAGAGTTGATCCGCACGCTGCTCTGGTCGGTCGCGCTTGGCGCGGTCCTCGCCGCGGGGGTGCTCATCCGCCCCAGCCTCCAGGTGTTCGCCCTGTTTGCGGGGCTGGCCTGGATACTGAGATGCTGGGACACGATGTCGCCGCGGCGTCGACGTTCAGTGGTGGTCCCGGCGATCGGCATGGTCCTTGCATTCGCGCTGCTCACCGTGCCATGGCTTGCGTACAACCGTTCCCGCTCGGTCGCGGGGTTCGCCCGCGGCATGGAGGTTGTCACCTGGCAGGGATTCGCGCGTGCCGGCGTGCTCAGCGACACGTTCCCGCTCGACGAGCCGACAAGGAACGCATACGGCACGTTCCTGGCTTCGGAGCGCTCCGACAGCGACACGTGGCACTTTCTCTGGGCGATCGGCGCTGTTGAGTCGCCGAAGACGCTGGCCATGCTGAAGGCGTGGACCAACGCAAGCTGGCGCGAGCATCCGGGCGCCTACCTGAAGGCCGCGGCCCGCGCGCTCCTCTGGCAGCTCAACAACTTCCCATCCTCCGGACCGGTCGCGACCAACGAGACAAGCTGGTTCCTCGCCCGTCTTGGCCAGACACCGACGCCTGTGGCACCTCCCGCCCCCAACATGCACATCCAGCACGACCTCAACATGGTCCGCCAGTTCCAGCAGTGGGACGATGGGGGGCTTGTCCGCCGTTTCTACCGCTGGTTCGGGGTCTTCTCCGAGCGTCAGATCCGTGGCATCCCGCAGATCCCGCTCTTCATCGCGGCATGCATCGTCACACTGGTCTCGCTTCGATCGCGCGAGCGACGCCCGGTCGCCGTGCTGATGGCGGGCACCCTGCTGTTCGTGGCCGCCCATGCCGCGATGCTGCTGCCCTCGA